The following are from one region of the Oryzias latipes chromosome 12, ASM223467v1 genome:
- the med13l gene encoding mediator of RNA polymerase II transcription subunit 13-like isoform X2 has protein sequence MTASANWVANGASLEDCHSNIFSLAELTGIKWRCYSFRSGGEFGPLISAPAQDDPVLRSFMRCVHANLLCVWRRKIKPDAKELWIFWWGEEPNLSDVIHHELEVAEEGLWECGLSYECRTLLFKAIHNLLERCLMDKGFVRIGKWFFKPHDLEEKSLGNSEHLSCCFSFFLHGESNVCTSVEIVQHQAAYHITDHHIRLAQTSTTPVQVVLSPYSLSGTLTGQAYKMSDPAVRKLIEEWSYFYPMVYPQKEGSGEKEKGEAGQACDRCSHVAVEVIVGGVRMTYPAAFVLITQGDLPVEQPPVSVAQGLTKEPNNCSVPLTPPTSPEQPCSADSGFVTSVSSVPTPDSSTGINSISPKHSGKKLTCHVVHQAWKECYLNQPQHLATELTQRKEAPNGVTTWNFNDLGSRTPCSCSRLKQQKFNMAITSATNTQTISSSTQSSGPSLYPPSLPKHKTSDKTEKTDKQSKKPSVIPFHHRLTVTQDGPLEQDSPGGPQMGGIVALDPPMETLASLPTCKYSKPMSNGRKPPESLLHSPMSPLPPTLSPHPRMQDPEGLDVPLDATVCPDGGSGVGAITSETAVYTDLLRQRENGVSWWRGFRTPRTDKTEFSPPELPLDNLEEMNLEVAADAVPLKRLYTQTHKRFKISEERVRDHIKALGLFEQPGVEVLRENGEDPYDFKEGDIEYTFSSSKRLKGPGREPSKKAKGEEITNDASAVPDGKDAMSIFNSAPKSEESGQDDAAAKANPSLTREKDLVVNISDLDNIFDEDEEELGTVYPNQTKLLVPTEDRPAGKEGRVNVPYPSIADLQRMFPTPPSLEQHPAFSPITPHRDTPSLEPPVPSGVADHLPPLASFQLAECRMEMEESVASPGQDDIKPQICSSMFAPLSCLPSQNLPPSKIPDQCYYRPSWAVLPKMEHFTTIMHPRNVFSKDGYTNIPSVNALTDQEYGQMSGTTASVNTTILPSPAMPQFSVPTPRTPRTPRGINAASSGQGSVKQDGTELSSPVSTPSTSLPLSSVEPLGRPGPSLPEAHSLYVVLLLSDSVLSVFKDRNFDSCCICACNMNVKGADVGVYIPDSTCEDQYRCMCGFSAIINRRLAHGTGLFLEDELDIFGRTSEVGQAAQRRLALCRRDPIMGDSRAKQPQEATPASPSVMIVLQEQCSHPISSLASLHLPLSCSCHGRKGALLQSWMSEKQWADESDACVECYNALMQGLQYVDNPTGGKVDLAVVRSSALHSWPHTNVVDMSMLSSQDMVRMLLSLQPFLQDAIQKKRTGRTWENIQHVQGPLTWQQFHKMAGRGSYGSEESPEPLPIPTVLVGYDRERDFLALSPLALPFWEKLLLEPYGGQRDVAYIVLCPNSPSLLTAARSFFLELSAVYETCRLGKHRPLAKVSRDGLLQVGEDVEPEKLEDLDVDRWLTGPWAGQQHTDNLLKLKLYAYTCKKQLGPQLSTLTLDSSLLLPPKAQPHINNSSLAQSASSGQPQSWPADGEQVSGAVNASNASTPTGATGLTGEATQAASSSSKGLPSATPSANSTAEHPEISCDQSRIGIPTLADSVDSHINPPAVVIYIVDAFLSSAMTRNDGGEEEEGEEVELTSIWLLGLLRCYTEMLRTLPEKIRPAVVLQVVPCQYLLQPASGESHLYMQHLRSLAFSCYSQSRRLLRQQTHIKSLTGFGPVSSVGSVLKSPEHPSPLQLYSPPFILGPNRPKQPEPGEVWAELSPKYNVLFVGYCLSHDQRWILVSCTDQQGELLETCIINIDVPNRTRRPKVSPRKMGLQKLWDWCIGIIQMTSQPWRIVIGRLGRLGHGELKDWSSLLGEHSLHSIGRQLREACRMCGISAADSPSILSACLVAMEPQGSFVIMPDAVTMGSVFGRSTALNLQTSQLNTPQDASCTHILVFPTSATTQLAASSYPTEDNNDDMFDLPFPDELENDIGHDMMLITGNLHSSPNPSPVPSPGSLEMGSHFQHTRSQGERLLSRDNPPEELKQQPLALGYYVSTAQANGIPHWFWASCPQAESQCPLFLKASLHHHISIAQSEEIVSDKTKRAPHPLDSKTTSDVLRFVLEQYNALSWLTCTPATQDRQSCLPVHLAVLIQMYNAILNML, from the exons CGAGCACCTCTCATGCTGCTTCTCCTTCTTCCTTCACGGGGAGAGCAATGTGTGCACGAGCGTGGAGATTGTCCAGCACCAAGCTGCATACCACATCACAGATCACCACATCCGCCTTGCACAGACCTCTACCACCCCAGTTCAGG TTGTGCTGAGTCCATACAGTCTGAGTGGCACTCTGACTGGTCAAGCCTACAAGATGAGTGACCCGGCAGTACGAAAGCTCATAGAAGAGTGGAGCTACTTTTATCCAATGGTTTATCCACAAAAGGAGGGAAGTGGTGAGAAGGAGAAAGGAGAGGCTGGCCAGGCTTGTGATCGCTGCAGTCATGTGGCAGTGGAGGTCATCGTAG GGGGAGTAAGGATGACCTACCCAGCTGCTTTTGTGCTGATTACCCAAGGAGACCTACCAGTGGAGCAGCCTCCTGTTTCTGTGGCCCAGGGCCTCACCAAGGAGCCAAACAACTGCAGTGTGCCGCTGACTCCACCAACATCCCCTGAGCAGCCATGctctg cGGACAGTGGCTTTGTGACCTCCGTCTCCAGTGTCCCCACACCAGACAGCAGCACGGGCATCAACAGCATCAGCCCGAAACATTCTGGGAAGAAGCTTACGTGTCATGTGGTCCATCAGGCCTGGAAGGAGTGCTATCTCAACCAGCCTCAGCATCT AGCAACTGAGTTAACGCAGAGGAAGGAAGCGCCAAACGGAGTAACAACATGGAATTTTAATGATCTGGGATCTAGAACGCCCTGCAGCTGTTCCAG GTTAAAGCAGCAAAAGTTTAATATGGCCATCACCTCTGCAACAAACACTCAGACTATTAGCAGCTCCACACAGTCCTCTGGTCCGTCGTTGTATCCTCCTTCGCTCCCTAAACACAAGACAAGtgacaagacagaaaaaaccGACAAACAATCCAAAAAACCCTCAGTGATCCCTTTTCACCATCGTCTAACTGTCACGCAGGACGGCCCCTTGGAACAGGACTCACCTGGAGGGCCTCAAATGGGTGGCATTGTTGCACTCGATCCACCCATGGAGACCCTGGCCTCTCTGCCAACCTGCAAATATTCCAAACCCATGTCAAATGGCAGGAAACCCCCAGAGTCCCTTCTTCATTCACCAATGTCTCCCCTTCCACCCACGCTGAGTCCGCACCCCCGGATGCAGGATCCAGAGGGTTTAGATGTGCCTCTGGATGCTACCGTGTGTCCAGATGGGGGTTCGGGAGTGGGAGCAATCACCAGCGAGACAGCTGTGTACACGGATCTTCTGAGGCAGCGGGAGAACGGGGTCAGCTGGTGGAGAGGCTTCAGGACTCCCAGAACTGATAAGACAGAATTCAGTCCACCTGAACTTCCCTTAGACAACCTGGAGGAAATGAACTTAGAGGTGGCTGCAGATGCAGTTCCACTCAAAAG ACTCTATACACAGACCCACAAGAGATTTAAAATCTCTGAAGAGAGAGTGAGGGACCACATTAAAGCACTTGGCTTGTTTGAGCAGCCGGGTGTGGAGGTACTGAGGGAGAATGGTGAAGATCCCTACGACTTCAAGGAAGGAGACATCGAATacaccttctcctcctccaaaAGGTTAAAGGGTCCAGGGCGAGAGCCAAGCAAGAAGGCTAAG GGGGAAGAGATCACAAATGATGCATCAGCTGTTCCTGATGGAAAAGATGCTATGTCCATTTTTAACTCTGCTCCAAAATCAG AGGAATCGGGTCAAGATGATGCTGCTGCAAAAGCCAACCCTTCTCTGACCAGAGAAAAAGATCTGGTGGTCAACATTTCTGATCTGGATAACATATTTGATGAAGACGAAGAAGAGTTGGGC ACTGTTTACCCGAATCAGACCAAGCTACTCGTGCCAACAGAAGATCGTCCTGCTGGCAAAGAAGGGAGAGTTAATGTCCCTTATCCATCAA TTGCAGATCTCCAGCGGATGTTTCCAACCCCACCTTCGCTAGAACAACACCCGGCTTTCTCTCCCATCACACCGCATCGTGACACCCCAAGTCTGGAGCCCCCAGTACCCAGTGGAGTGGCGGACCACCTACCACCCTTGGCTTCTTTCCAGCTTGCTGAATGTAGGATGGAGATGGAGGAGAGTGTGGCCAGTCCAGGGCAAGATGATATCAAA CCACAGATATGTTCCTCCATGTTTGCTCCTTTATCCTGCCTTCCCAGCCAGAATCTGCCACCGTCAAAGATTCCTGATCAGTGTTATTACCGTCCATCCTGGGCTGTTTTACCTAAAATGGAACATTTCACCACCATCATGCATCCTCGGAATGTTTTCTCCAAGGATGGATACAC AAACATTCCTAGTGTCAACGCCCTCACTGACCAAGAATATGGCCAGATGAGCGGTACGACTGCCTCTGTGAACACCACCATCCTTCCTTCTCCTGCCATGCCCCAATTTTCCGTGCCCACCCCACGGACTCCCCGTACGCCCAGAGGGATTAACGCTGCAAGCTCAGGGCAGGGCTCAGTGAAGCAGGACGGCACTGAGCTTAGCTCACCAGTTTCTACCCCGTCCACCAGCCTGCCCCTTAGTTCTGTAGAGCCCTTAGGACGGCCTGGGCCCTCTCTGCCTGAGGCCCACAGCCTGTATGTTGTCCTTTTGCTCTCAGACTCTGTCCTTAGCGTATTTAAGGATCGCAACTTTGACAGCTGCTGCATCTGTGCCTGCAATATGAATGTCAAAGGGGCAGATGTGGGGGTGTACATCCCAGATTCCACCTGTGAAGATCAGTACCGCTGTATGTGTGGCTTCAGCGCGATCATCAACAGGCGGCTGGCTCATGGTACGGGCCTTTTCTTGGAAGACGAGCTGGATATATTTGGTCGGACGTCTGAAGTGGGTCAAGCAGCCCAGAGGAGGCTGGCTTTATGTCGTCGGGACCCAATCATGGGGGACTCCAGAGCCAAGCAGCCTCAGGAGGCTACCCCTGCCTCTCCATCAGTCATGATCGTTTTGCAGGAGCAGTGCTCCCATCCCATTTCCTCTCTGGCATCACTTCACCTCCCTCTCAGCTGCTCTTGTCATGGACGCAAGGGGGCACTCCTCCAAAGTTGGATGTCTGAAAAGCAGTGGGCGGATGAGAGTGACGCCTGTGTGGAGTGTTACAATGCTTTGATGCAGGGGCTGCAGTATGTGGACAACCCCACTGGGGGAAAAGTGGATCTAGCTGTTGTCAGAAGTAGTGCCCTTCATTCCTGGCCACACACAAACG TGGTGGATATGAGCATGTTGTCGTCACAGGATATGGTTCGTATGCTGCTATCTTTGCAGCCTTTCCTGCAGGATGCCATCCAGAAGAAGCGAACAGGTCGGACCTGGGAAAACATCCAGCACGTTCAGGGGCCGCTGACCTGGCAGCAGTTTCACAAGATGGCTGGAAGAGGCTCTTATG GTTCAGAGGAGTCTCCGGAGCCCCTGCCCATTCCTACAGTGTTAGTAGGCTATGACCGTGAGCGGGACTTCTTGGCTTTGTCTCCTTTGGCATTACCTTTTTGGGAGAAACTTCTGCTGGAGCCATACGGAGGCCAGCGAGATGTTGCCTACATTGTGCTTTGCCCTAACAGTCCCTCCCTTCTGACTGCTGCACGGTCCTTCTTCCTGGAACTCAGTGCCGTTTACGAG ACATGCCGGCTTGGGAAGCACCGTCCTCTGGCGAAGGTGTCCAGAGATGGTCTTCTTCAGGTTGGGGAGGACGTAGAGCCAGAAAAGCTTGAGGACTTGGATGTTGATCGGTGGTTGACCGGACCCTGGGCTGGACAGCAGCACACTGACAACCTCCTCAAACTAAAACTCTATGCTTATACCTGCAAAAAACaacttg GTCCCCAGCTGTCAACCCTGACTTTGGACAGCAGCCTTCTGTTGCCTCCCAAAGCCCAGCCTCACATTAACAACTCGTCCCTGGCTCAGTCTGCATCTTCAGGGCAGCCTCAAAGTTGGCCGGCTGATGGAGAGCAGGTTTCAGGTGCTGTGAATGCATCAAATGCTTCCACCCCAACAGGAGCCACAGGCCTGACCGGGGAGGCAACCCAAGCTGCATCCAGCAGCTCTAAAGGGCTCCCTTCTGCCACACCATCAGCCAACAGCACAGCAGAACATCCTGAAAT ctcctgTGATCAGTCAAGAATTGGCATTCCTACACTGGCGGACTCAGTAGACAGCCATATTAACCCCCCAGCTGTCGTCATCTACATCGTGGATGCCTTTCTCAGCTCAGCTATGACAAGAAATgatggaggagaagaagaagaaggtgaAGAGGTGGAGTTGACTAGTATCTGGCTGCTGGGGCTTCTTCGCTGCTACACAGAGATGCTACGGACTCTGCCTGAGAAGATTAGACCAGCAGTGGTCCTTCag GTTGTACCCTGTCAGTATCTTCTGCAGCCAGCCAGTGGAGAAAGCCATTTGTACATGCAGCACCTGCGCTCCCTGGCCTTCTCGTGTTATTCTCAGAGCAGACGACTTCTCCGTCAGCAAACACATATTAAGTCCCTCACAGGTTTTGGCCCAGTGTCCTCTGTTGGTTCAGTGCTCAAGAGTCCAGaa caccCCAGCCCATTACAACTTTACTCTCCACCGTTTATTCTTGGCCCAAATCGGCCTAAGCAGCCAGAGCCAGGGGAGGTGTGGGCAGAACTCTCTCCCAAATACAACGTGCTCTTTGTTGGATATTGCCTATCACACGACCAGCGCTGGATACTGGTCTCCTGCACTGATCAGCAGGGGGAGCTTTTGGAGACCTGCATCATAAACATTGATGTTCCCAACAG AACAAGGCGTCCAAAAGTATCACCTCGAAAGATGGGACTGCAAAAGCTGTGGGACTGGTGTATTGGTATCATTCAGATGACCTCTCAACCTTGGAGAATCGTTATCGGCCGCCTAGGCAGACTTGGTCACGGGGAGCTGAAAG ACTGGAGTTCTCTCCTTGGAGAACATTCGTTGCATTCGATAGGACGTCAGCTGAGGGAAGCTTGCCGAATGTGTGGGATCTCAGCTGCCGACTCCCCATCTATCCTCAGTGCATGTCTGGTAGCCATGGAGCCACAAGGCTCTTTTGTAATCATGCCTG ATGCTGTGACCATGGGCTCTGTGTTTGGACGCAGTACTGCTTTGAATCTGCAGACATCGCAGCTAAACACTCCCCAAGATGCTTCCTGTACCCACATTTTAGTGTTCCCTACTTCTGCCACTACCCAGCTGGCAGCCAGCTCCTACCCAACAGAGGACAATAATG ACGACATGTTTGACCTCCCCTTCCCTGATGAGCTGGAGAACGACATTGGCCATGACATGATGCTGATCACAGGCAATCTTCACTCTTCCCCCAACCCGTCCCCGGTGCCGTCCCCTGGTTCGCTGGAGATGGGATCACATTTCCAGCACACTAGg AGCCAAGGGGAGCGCCTCCTGTCCAGGGACAATCCTCCAGAGGAGCTTAAGCAGCAGCCGCTGGCTCTGGGTTACTATGTCTCCACTGCACAGGCAAATGGAATTCCTCATTGGTTCTGGGCCTCCTGCCCACAAGCTGAAAGCCAGTGCCCACTTTTCCTTAAG GCCTCTCTCCACCACCACATTTCCATAGCGCAGTCAGAAGAGATAGTGTCTGATAAAACTAAAAGGGCTCCTCACCCCTTAGACTCAAAGACCACCTCTGATGTGCTCAG gtTTGTGTTGGAGCAGTATAACGCTCTCTCTTGGCTGACATGTACTCCTGCAACCCAAGACCGCCAGTCCTGCCTGCCTGTGCACTTGGCTGTGCTGATCCAGATGTACAATGCCATACTGAACATGCTTTAG